A single window of Paenibacillus sp. SYP-B4298 DNA harbors:
- a CDS encoding glycoside hydrolase family 43 protein, translating into MAKQTITYTNPILPGFYPDPSIVRAEDAYYLINSSFEYFPGVPIFRSYDLLHWEQIGHVLDRISQLDVRDRLSSDGIFAPTIRYHAGTFYMITTDVRGIGNFYVTATDPAGPWSDPILVPHGGIDPSLFFDDDGKVYVTAQQGEGYNSHAIQYEIDIQTGKALSEPVVVWHGDGGPWTEGPHLYKVNGMYYMMSASGGTAKEHREIIGRSSHPYGPFEMFPEPILTHRDMDHPIQYLGHADLVEDTDGQWWAVFLGVRLVETGYSVLGRETFLAPVQWRDGWPHIDNNEGVVSLKMQVELPAGNRPTRSKPAACEGRETFAGTELKPEWMFLRNPAEGSWSLTDHPGSLTLYGQPGGLHDVAQVSFIGRRQQHVHAEYTTCMSFAPASEQAEAGLVARRDEDAYYAIGVKRVDGGLAVYARLRYRGKSQTEHLVPIEGEDFTGNVWLRIEADVAEYSLYYSLDGEKWKRLAGASARSLSPEDFVDKMCFTGTVMGLYASGNGKHCAEPARFAWFETRLPEGQEG; encoded by the coding sequence ATGGCAAAACAAACGATTACGTATACGAACCCGATTCTACCGGGCTTCTATCCAGACCCAAGCATTGTTCGTGCAGAGGATGCCTATTACTTGATCAACAGCTCGTTTGAATATTTCCCTGGCGTGCCGATCTTCCGCAGCTATGATCTGCTCCATTGGGAGCAGATCGGGCATGTGCTCGATCGCATCAGCCAGCTCGATGTGCGCGACCGTCTTAGCTCAGATGGCATCTTCGCGCCGACAATACGCTATCATGCAGGAACCTTCTACATGATTACGACTGATGTGCGTGGAATTGGCAACTTCTACGTCACGGCGACCGACCCGGCCGGCCCATGGTCAGACCCGATCCTGGTGCCTCATGGCGGGATTGACCCGTCCTTGTTCTTTGATGACGATGGCAAGGTTTACGTGACAGCGCAGCAGGGCGAGGGCTATAACTCGCATGCGATCCAGTATGAGATTGATATTCAGACGGGCAAGGCGCTGAGTGAGCCCGTTGTCGTATGGCATGGCGATGGCGGGCCATGGACGGAGGGGCCGCATCTGTACAAGGTGAACGGCATGTATTACATGATGTCTGCATCGGGCGGTACTGCCAAGGAGCATCGAGAGATTATCGGGCGCAGCTCACACCCGTATGGGCCGTTCGAGATGTTCCCTGAGCCGATCCTGACGCATCGGGATATGGATCATCCGATCCAGTATCTTGGGCATGCCGATCTGGTGGAGGATACCGATGGGCAATGGTGGGCGGTCTTCCTGGGCGTGCGTCTGGTCGAGACAGGCTACAGCGTGCTCGGACGCGAGACGTTCCTGGCTCCGGTGCAATGGCGGGACGGCTGGCCGCATATTGATAACAACGAAGGCGTGGTCAGTCTCAAGATGCAGGTGGAGCTGCCAGCAGGCAATCGGCCGACCCGATCCAAGCCAGCCGCCTGCGAGGGGCGGGAGACGTTTGCCGGTACGGAGCTGAAGCCGGAGTGGATGTTCCTGCGCAATCCGGCAGAAGGCAGTTGGTCGCTTACCGACCATCCAGGCAGCCTCACGCTGTATGGACAGCCCGGCGGGCTGCATGATGTCGCCCAGGTCTCGTTCATCGGGCGTCGACAGCAGCATGTGCATGCGGAGTACACGACCTGTATGTCGTTTGCGCCAGCTAGCGAGCAGGCAGAGGCGGGACTGGTCGCAAGACGGGATGAGGATGCCTACTACGCGATTGGCGTCAAGCGGGTCGACGGGGGGCTTGCTGTATATGCCAGACTAAGATACAGGGGCAAGTCACAGACCGAGCATCTGGTGCCGATAGAGGGAGAAGACTTCACTGGCAACGTGTGGCTGCGGATCGAGGCTGATGTGGCGGAGTATTCGCTGTACTACTCGCTGGACGGCGAGAAGTGGAAACGGCTGGCTGGAGCTTCAGCCCGTTCGTTATCGCCGGAGGACTTTGTAGACAAGATGTGCTTCACTGGCACAGTGATGGGACTCTATGCATCAGGCAACGGCAAGCACTGTGCGGAGCCAGCGCGCTTCGCGTGGTTTGAAACCCGGCTGCCTGAAGGACAGGAGGGATGA